The region AGCGTAAGAACTTATATTGGAAGAGCCCATTTTTATAATACGAAAATCACAAGTTGCTTTTAAATATTAAAAATAGCTCTTTTGTCAGTGTGTTGGTACGTGGTCCCTTGAAACCCGAACCCAACACATTTAACAAAGAGAGCCATATTAAAACAAGATGAATTAGCAAGTAATTCACTTTTCATAAATAACAGAACTTTTGCTTCATAGCTTGAATACTTATCTATTTTGTAAAAGAACCCTTTTTATTAATTTCTTCTAGCATCAGATCATGCTCATATAAAATCTCAAAAAACAACCCAATCAAACAATCTATTCAACCGTTAAATCACAAAGGGTTGCTTGTAGAAACTCTATAAGTTCCTCTCTCGGTATTAATAATTGACAACCACGTACCCCGGCACTTACGGTAATTTCATCAAAAAGAATTGCGGTTTCATCTACATAGGTTGGGAACTTCTTTCTCATGCCAATTGGAGAGCAACCACCACGAATATATCCAGTAAGACCAAGAAGATCTTTTACCGGAGCAAGCTCGATCTTCTTATCTCCAATTATGTTTGCGACCTTTTTTAGGTCAAGTTCTTCTGCCACCGGAATACAAAAGACGAGATATCCCTTTTTCTCTCCATGTGCCACTAGAGTTTTAAATACCTGTTCTACAGGCATTCCTATCTGCTTCGCAACATGGACTCCGGCGAGATGGTCTTCCTCTACTTCATATTCCATTGCTTTGTATTCAATTCCAGCTTGAGTTAGCATACGCATAGCATTTGTAATCTTCATTTATTTCACCATTCCTGTATAAGATTCATACAAGGAAAAGTACGCAAAGCGTACTTTTCCT is a window of Lachnoclostridium phytofermentans ISDg DNA encoding:
- the ybaK gene encoding Cys-tRNA(Pro) deacylase; amino-acid sequence: MKITNAMRMLTQAGIEYKAMEYEVEEDHLAGVHVAKQIGMPVEQVFKTLVAHGEKKGYLVFCIPVAEELDLKKVANIIGDKKIELAPVKDLLGLTGYIRGGCSPIGMRKKFPTYVDETAILFDEITVSAGVRGCQLLIPREELIEFLQATLCDLTVE